The Pricia mediterranea genome includes a window with the following:
- a CDS encoding S8 family serine peptidase, with translation MEDTLRELAEQAYSNYSSVLNDIDRIKTDITHVRQGKVELSEIQTDKRRLSNRISREGTAELQALERINGEANFQDIRIVRRIVELSRAVGRITTNSRLGNTGYGTGFLIAPNLILTNNHVLPDPQVASNSTIQFDYELDQHGNPGASESFNLLPETFFVTSNYTKNIEDPFSGLDFTVVAVAESSHAGTPLTDFPVARLDKKLGKIIDGENCVIVQHPKGDYKKIVMKDIRMLVLKDDFLIYESDTLPGSSGSMVLGLGTGEVVALHHSGVPRKNRHGQWLRKDGSVVQPGDPDNLIDWMGNEGIRVSSILKMLERIPVAESMERGRAELLGSARNVSAASVRNTVSGPTHAASNGEETPAPQNYYSMNRSESVGSRTQYFEVQLSGVKEMQKDWKENATGLVPGLLLNEPLYPMSTEASHRNFYYIQVRSDKNPWEIAADLEGLPQIETCTPDLEMSTDIREGHYGRWSGNESLESLDDGTADWSESEGNFRIRWANARLVKAHIQGNKHREYRAWNREAVNMCEIDLGKEPFKTSAKNLEKIRLVQLDTGYTDHNKVLGGFDLLQDEDFIDGEDARDEMDTGILRQPGHGTRTASIVVGRQTNDRIENDGNTGIAVDSSGRPLVKVIPYRISKSVVLIGRGRNLFNAVLQAINANADIIFMCMGSYPRPMIYSIAKTAYERGIIWVCAAGNKVESVIAPAVYPGTIAVAASNPNNDVWKYSSYGTPVDITAPGEDVYVPFKSKKQEDIMVFGSGTSYATPHVASAAALWKAKHLDFLNKHVKKPWQTVELFRKHLKASANKKPNGREWDKDRFGDGILDVRNLLQQKLPDIDDQTEVDALLGKLEHAYAGKEKPEPWDLGVRETIHFLWNTARRKLTPGFESGNVGEALTERARISVAAMTGRPVNKVLESYSQFDDDQTESLLKVYFESFN, from the coding sequence ATGGAAGATACACTCAGGGAATTGGCCGAACAGGCGTATTCTAATTACTCAAGTGTCCTGAACGACATCGACCGGATAAAAACGGACATCACCCATGTTAGACAGGGCAAGGTCGAACTGTCGGAGATCCAGACGGACAAAAGACGCCTGTCCAACAGAATTTCACGCGAGGGAACGGCCGAACTACAGGCCTTGGAGCGCATCAACGGCGAGGCCAATTTTCAGGACATCCGCATTGTTCGCCGAATCGTCGAACTTTCGAGGGCCGTGGGCCGGATCACCACGAATTCAAGGTTGGGCAATACGGGCTACGGCACCGGTTTTCTGATCGCCCCAAACCTGATCCTTACCAATAACCATGTGCTGCCCGACCCCCAGGTGGCGAGCAATTCTACCATACAATTCGATTATGAGCTAGACCAGCATGGCAACCCTGGGGCCTCGGAGAGTTTCAATCTCTTGCCCGAAACTTTTTTTGTTACCTCGAATTATACAAAAAACATCGAAGACCCGTTCAGCGGACTCGATTTTACGGTGGTCGCCGTAGCGGAATCTTCGCATGCGGGCACCCCGCTTACCGATTTTCCGGTGGCCCGCTTGGACAAAAAGCTGGGGAAGATCATCGATGGCGAAAACTGTGTAATCGTGCAGCATCCGAAGGGCGATTATAAGAAGATAGTAATGAAGGATATCCGGATGCTGGTGCTCAAGGACGATTTCCTCATCTACGAATCCGACACGCTTCCCGGCTCATCGGGCAGTATGGTACTCGGACTGGGAACCGGGGAGGTGGTCGCCCTGCACCACAGCGGTGTCCCGAGAAAGAACCGGCACGGACAGTGGTTACGAAAGGACGGATCGGTGGTACAGCCCGGAGACCCCGACAACCTCATCGATTGGATGGGCAACGAGGGCATCCGGGTAAGCAGTATCTTGAAAATGCTCGAACGCATCCCGGTTGCCGAATCCATGGAGCGGGGCAGGGCCGAATTGCTCGGCAGTGCCCGAAATGTCAGTGCAGCCTCGGTAAGAAATACAGTTTCCGGTCCCACACATGCTGCATCAAACGGCGAGGAAACCCCTGCTCCACAAAATTATTATTCCATGAACCGATCCGAAAGCGTGGGTTCCCGCACCCAATACTTCGAGGTCCAATTGTCCGGGGTCAAGGAAATGCAGAAAGATTGGAAGGAAAACGCGACCGGCCTGGTCCCCGGCCTGCTGCTCAACGAGCCCCTGTACCCCATGTCAACCGAGGCCTCACATCGCAATTTTTACTACATTCAAGTACGATCCGATAAAAATCCCTGGGAAATTGCTGCCGATCTAGAGGGCCTTCCCCAGATCGAAACCTGTACCCCCGACCTTGAGATGTCCACCGATATCAGGGAGGGGCATTACGGCAGGTGGTCGGGCAACGAAAGTCTGGAGTCCCTGGACGACGGCACCGCCGATTGGTCAGAGAGCGAAGGGAACTTCAGGATCAGATGGGCCAATGCACGATTGGTCAAGGCCCATATCCAGGGAAACAAGCATCGGGAATACCGGGCCTGGAACCGGGAAGCGGTAAACATGTGCGAGATCGATTTGGGCAAGGAACCCTTTAAGACGAGCGCGAAAAACCTGGAAAAAATACGTCTTGTACAATTGGATACCGGGTATACGGACCACAACAAGGTATTGGGAGGCTTCGATCTGTTGCAGGACGAGGATTTCATCGACGGCGAGGATGCCCGTGACGAAATGGACACCGGCATCCTAAGACAGCCGGGGCATGGCACCCGGACCGCCAGTATCGTAGTCGGCAGACAGACCAACGACAGGATAGAAAACGATGGGAATACGGGTATCGCGGTCGATAGTTCGGGACGTCCGCTGGTAAAGGTGATTCCCTACCGTATCTCGAAATCCGTCGTCTTGATCGGCCGGGGACGCAATCTCTTCAATGCCGTACTGCAGGCCATAAACGCCAATGCCGATATTATCTTTATGTGTATGGGCAGCTATCCCCGACCGATGATCTACAGCATTGCGAAAACCGCCTACGAAAGGGGAATCATCTGGGTCTGCGCCGCGGGCAACAAGGTGGAATCTGTCATAGCACCCGCCGTGTATCCGGGTACTATAGCTGTGGCGGCCTCGAACCCCAACAACGATGTCTGGAAATATTCTTCTTACGGGACCCCCGTCGACATTACCGCCCCGGGCGAGGATGTTTACGTGCCCTTCAAAAGTAAAAAACAGGAAGATATCATGGTGTTCGGCTCGGGAACCAGCTATGCCACGCCCCATGTGGCATCGGCGGCAGCCCTGTGGAAAGCCAAGCACCTCGACTTCCTAAATAAACATGTAAAGAAACCCTGGCAGACCGTAGAACTGTTCCGGAAGCATCTAAAGGCCTCGGCCAACAAAAAACCGAACGGAAGGGAATGGGACAAAGACCGTTTTGGCGACGGCATTCTTGATGTGCGGAATCTATTACAGCAGAAACTGCCGGACATCGATGACCAAACGGAAGTCGATGCCTTGCTGGGCAAGCTTGAGCATGCCTACGCCGGCAAGGAAAAACCCGAACCTTGGGACCTTGGTGTTCGAGAGACCATCCATTTCCTTTGGAATACGGCGAGAAGGAAGCTGACCCCCGGTTTTGAGAGTGGCAATGTGGGGGAAGCCCTGACCGAACGGGCGAGGATCAGTGTGGCCGCAATGACGGGAAGACCGGTGAACAAAGTGCTCGAAAGCTATTCGCAGTTCGACGACGATCAGACCGAAAGCCTTCTCAAAGTGTATTTCGAGAGTTTTAATTGA
- a CDS encoding FAD-binding protein — MTPEGIDPLPIRNWTNKHENFTHRLEQDASFKLWNPPADSYRDRYRATTENFQWLIGHAVTNNIKLRAIGSGWSFTKVGVTEGGMVDTASLNFSFPMRQKFVDANYAQTPEDLYFVQCGALINDLNNRLANKNPQRSIKASGASNGQTIAGALSTGTHGAAIKFGAIPEFTVGLHLVTGSNRHIWLERASYPVASQEFVDWLDADLVRDDALFDAALVSFGSFGFIHGVMIETEPQFLLTEHRLGNIAYDDTLKTAMRTLDFSALNLPGTGESGEMYHFEVLFNIHKFEPGNADKGAFLKYIFKKPFALPHTPLQRSNDFTYGDDLLGIISTLLDKLPASGRGIPAMVNLMFGLAFKPEPPRVGTVREMFGYTKFRGKVASAAIAIDATDSPRTVELLIEVNRRDPFPGGLALRYVKGTGATLGFTRFPNSCVLEMDGVDSLPARKFFAAAWEKLEQEQIPYALHWGKINFNLDAARIRRMYGTAAVEAWIDARNTLLEPSVLPVFDSLFLQQCGLDKARGAIV, encoded by the coding sequence ATGACACCTGAAGGCATAGACCCGCTACCCATTCGCAATTGGACGAACAAGCACGAGAATTTCACCCATCGATTGGAGCAGGATGCGTCATTCAAGCTCTGGAACCCGCCGGCGGACAGTTATCGGGACCGGTATCGGGCCACGACCGAGAACTTTCAGTGGCTGATCGGCCATGCCGTCACCAACAACATCAAGTTACGGGCCATAGGCAGCGGATGGTCCTTTACCAAAGTAGGGGTGACCGAGGGAGGAATGGTCGATACCGCCAGCCTGAACTTTTCCTTTCCCATGCGGCAAAAATTTGTGGACGCCAATTACGCGCAGACTCCCGAAGACCTGTATTTCGTGCAGTGCGGGGCCCTTATCAATGACCTGAACAACCGATTGGCGAACAAAAACCCCCAACGTTCGATCAAGGCCTCGGGGGCGAGCAACGGGCAGACCATCGCCGGCGCACTTTCTACGGGTACCCACGGGGCTGCCATCAAGTTCGGGGCAATTCCCGAATTTACGGTCGGGCTGCATCTCGTTACCGGCAGCAATCGACATATTTGGCTGGAAAGGGCTTCCTATCCCGTGGCTTCCCAGGAGTTCGTGGACTGGCTCGATGCGGATTTGGTCCGTGACGACGCCCTCTTCGATGCGGCACTGGTAAGCTTTGGCAGCTTTGGCTTTATCCATGGGGTGATGATCGAGACAGAGCCCCAGTTTCTGCTTACCGAACATCGCCTGGGTAACATAGCCTATGACGACACGTTAAAAACCGCAATGCGGACCTTGGATTTTTCCGCCCTAAACCTGCCGGGAACGGGAGAGAGCGGCGAGATGTACCATTTTGAGGTGCTGTTCAACATCCACAAGTTCGAACCCGGAAACGCCGATAAGGGGGCCTTCTTGAAATACATCTTCAAAAAACCCTTCGCCCTACCACATACGCCCTTGCAACGCAGCAACGATTTTACCTATGGCGACGACCTGTTGGGGATCATCTCCACGCTTTTGGACAAGCTGCCCGCTTCGGGCCGGGGAATCCCCGCCATGGTCAACCTGATGTTCGGGCTCGCCTTTAAGCCAGAACCGCCTCGGGTCGGAACCGTACGCGAAATGTTCGGCTACACCAAGTTCAGGGGAAAGGTGGCCAGTGCCGCCATAGCGATCGACGCCACCGACTCTCCCCGTACCGTAGAACTGCTGATCGAGGTGAACAGACGGGATCCGTTTCCGGGGGGACTCGCCCTTCGCTACGTAAAGGGTACCGGGGCTACCTTGGGATTCACCCGATTCCCGAACTCCTGTGTGCTCGAAATGGACGGGGTGGACAGCCTGCCGGCACGGAAATTCTTTGCTGCAGCCTGGGAAAAACTGGAGCAGGAGCAGATTCCCTATGCCCTTCACTGGGGAAAGATCAACTTCAACCTCGATGCTGCCCGAATCCGGCGCATGTACGGAACCGCGGCCGTAGAGGCCTGGATCGATGCCCGTAATACCTTGCTCGAGCCCTCGGTACTGCCCGTATTCGACAGTCTCTTCCTACAGCAGTGCGGACTGGATAAAGCTCGGGGGGCGATTGTTTGA